CGACTCCCGTCACATCCTGCATCGATGTGTGCGCGGTCCAGCTACCCAGCTGCCCGAGTGCGGACTGGCTAATGGTCACGCACGCAACTAGCACGATCAGCTTGAACGGAATCTGCATGGGATGACGAGAGATGACGGACGCGGCTCGTGAACGAGCGGTCCTGAACGGCAGTAATCTTGTTCGTATCGATTACGTCAATAAGCGTGGAGAACGCCAGAGAGAGTTTTTAGATCTGCCGCAGCAGGTTGACCATCTCGATCGCTGCGGTCGCCGCGTCCACACCCTTGTTACCGGCCTTCGTTCCTGCCCGCTCGATGGCCTGCTCGATCGTGTCGGTAGTAACGACCCCGAAAATCACCGGCACGTCGGTGTCCATCGAGACGGTGGAGACACCTCGAGCCACCGCACCACACACAAGGTCGTAGTGCGACGTCGCTCCTCGAATCACGGCGCCGAGACACACCACTGCATCATACGCCCCCGATGCGGCCAGCCTTCGGGCAACAAGTGGAATCTCGAACGCACCGGGACACCACGCCACCGACACACGATCCATGTCTGCGCCGTGACGACTGAATGCATCGAGCGCACCGCTCAACAATTTCTCGGTAATGAACGAGTTAAAACGCGAGACGACGATCGCGAACGATGCATCGGCGGCGTCCAGCTTCCCATGTACGATTTCCGGCATGATTTCGTCGTGCGAATATTAGTGGTCCTCAGACGCGCCAGTCATTCGTTTGATTCAGGCGCCGGGCCCGAACCTGATCGAATCTGAAGGGCGCGCCTCCGAAGTTGATCGACGTTTTCACCGTTCACGTAATACGCTCCGGGTGAATTGGACCCGCCACCCGAAACCGCATGAAAATCTGAACCGCCCGTGGCAAGGAGTTCGAACCGGTCTGCCAGCGACGTATAGTAGTCGGTCAGACGCTCGTCATGTGACGGGTGCACCGTCTCGATCGCATCAAGACCCATTTGACCAAACACTTCGATGATGCGCTCATTAAGCCACTCGCCAGGATGAGCCAGCGATGCGCAGCCGCCCGCGCCGTGAATGACGCCGATCGCGTGCTCTACCGAGATCGCTGCAGACGGAACGTAGGCGCTACACCCCGGACCGAGATACCGCTCGAAGGCACTTCGTA
This genomic stretch from Rhodothermales bacterium harbors:
- a CDS encoding 6,7-dimethyl-8-ribityllumazine synthase; protein product: MPEIVHGKLDAADASFAIVVSRFNSFITEKLLSGALDAFSRHGADMDRVSVAWCPGAFEIPLVARRLAASGAYDAVVCLGAVIRGATSHYDLVCGAVARGVSTVSMDTDVPVIFGVVTTDTIEQAIERAGTKAGNKGVDAATAAIEMVNLLRQI